GCAGGATAGTTGGCCTGCAACACTCTGCCCACTTGGCCACATGATCAGACTTTGCCCGCACTGTCGGTGAATCTGATCCACTCAGCACATCCAGGCATCGGATATTTAAATCAGGAGAGCCCATACCAGTCAATCCATGGGTGTTCCTGTCCTCTATGCCATCTTGCGCTGCTGACTGGCTCACAGCCATCATAGAATCCATAATTTGCTGAGTCAGGAGCAAACGAGTCTCCTTATCACGGTTTTCATACAACATGGTGTTGGCacagatgaaaatgaaaagccCCACTCCCATTATGACTGGTCCCAGCAGCTTCATCCGATCATTTTGTAACCGGCTGTGGGCAGACAAGATGTTCCTCACTCCTACTGCTCTGCTGCTGGAACGGGAATCCTCACCTCCCCTCTGTCCTTTGTTTGGCCAGTAGCCCGCCACTGCCACGCCAACACCCACAAGCACGACAAACACTCCGAGGATAAGAAAAGCTCCCGAGGGGGACTTGATTCTCAGCTTTCCTTTGACTGAGGTTTCTTTCCGAGGCCATCGTCTGAACCTGGAACGCCGCTGGCGGAATGGGGCCGGTTCAACTAAATTCGAAGGCTCCTGTCTTCTCATAGCCTGCCCCACCCAAGCTCCAGTGGCTGCAGTCATGTTTCAAGGTAATctgtgaagaaaacacaaaaaactggGGTTGGAAAAAGCCAAGAAACTAAAACacaattgaaaattttaaaacatttctgaaaagaaaGCACAGTaatcaattagatagatagatgtgaaagacaccatataatagatagatagatagatgtgaaagacaccatataatagatagatagataaatagatagataaagacactatatgatagatagatagata
This genomic window from Polypterus senegalus isolate Bchr_013 unplaced genomic scaffold, ASM1683550v1 scaffold_5343, whole genome shotgun sequence contains:
- the tmem200b gene encoding transmembrane protein 200A; protein product: MTAATGAWVGQAMRRQEPSNLVEPAPFRQRRSRFRRWPRKETSVKGKLRIKSPSGAFLILGVFVVLVGVGVAVAGYWPNKGQRGGEDSRSSSRAVGVRNILSAHSRLQNDRMKLLGPVIMGVGLFIFICANTMLYENRDKETRLLLTQQIMDSMMAVSQSAAQDGIEDRNTHGLTGMGSPDLNIRCLDVLSGSDSPTVRAKSDHVAKWAECCRPTILQTQVQFIQQKEHSPSLSLHSIHSDSCNSSDGNVHMLSCAEDVPGTPISAASALLLPVIKVNNWPIESGNGFHGVTVQSAETPTEIPSGIESGTAVIGDNFSRGHVVVNMDSFPVQNVLTKKLCPPELSRKEFTSDTHINMAGHSKSLDLGQVGLHLVAPMEERKNRSWPRLDLCNIKWYTKLGEREDTMDKLLDQLEQQLYQWEQNYNET